One window of Nocardia sp. NBC_00508 genomic DNA carries:
- a CDS encoding tyrosine-type recombinase/integrase, producing the protein MGTASLDDIRELRDDFATELRRKNRAKKTIDVYLVHIGYFADYLISEALPTDAPEITRDHIGGYIETLLSRTNRRTGEPLSPQYARNQYRSLQQFFKYLAAEEIIESDHFDKLSLPDAPDKLVPVPSLESLRTLLDQCSGTDFDSRRDNAIIRLFADTGCRCGEVANLDLDDLDFEEDSALVVGKGGRPRSSPFGDKTRIALRRYLRARNQRFWYAVDRLRVHPPADAAISSRGWLDVYASSSLRRGAAAQEWSRSDIQVVGIWFQIRRSV; encoded by the coding sequence ATGGGGACCGCTTCGCTGGACGACATCCGCGAGTTGCGAGACGACTTCGCGACCGAGCTGCGGAGGAAGAACCGCGCGAAAAAGACGATCGACGTCTACCTGGTCCACATCGGCTACTTCGCCGATTACCTGATCTCCGAAGCTCTGCCGACGGACGCGCCCGAGATCACCCGCGACCACATCGGTGGGTACATCGAGACACTGCTGTCGAGGACGAACCGGCGGACCGGTGAGCCGCTGTCCCCGCAGTACGCGCGCAACCAGTATCGGAGCCTTCAGCAGTTCTTCAAATACCTTGCGGCCGAAGAGATCATCGAATCCGACCACTTCGACAAACTGAGCCTGCCGGACGCTCCGGACAAGCTCGTGCCGGTACCAAGTCTCGAATCGCTGCGGACTCTCCTGGACCAGTGCTCCGGAACTGATTTCGATTCGCGGCGGGACAACGCGATCATCCGGTTGTTCGCGGATACGGGCTGCCGCTGCGGTGAAGTCGCCAACCTCGATTTGGACGATCTCGACTTCGAGGAAGACAGCGCGCTGGTCGTCGGCAAAGGCGGCCGGCCACGATCGTCACCATTCGGCGACAAGACTCGCATCGCGCTGCGCCGGTACCTGCGCGCCCGCAACCAACGTTTTTGGTACGCAGTAGATCGGCTCCGGGTCCATCCGCCCGCCGACGCGGCGATTAGTAGCCGGGGCTGGCTTGATGTCTATGCATCGAGTTCACTGAGACGGGGTGCAGCGGCGCAGGAGTGGAGTCGGAGCGATATTCAGGTCGTGGGCATCTGGTTCCAGATCCGCCGATCAGTGTGA